Proteins from a single region of Thermococcus sp. CX2:
- a CDS encoding DNA topoisomerase IV subunit A: protein MPKSKAVKRSQPREHFAYDPQKVLSKLEEYGRRVLEDIKSGKNPYFDIPMRGLGNVYFDEKRKVIKMGDKLSRRYFLNVAHARKFMQTLLIMSYVKRLVAEGKHASLREAYYANKHTIPGTKENTFEDQRESDPIIEDLERMLGVLREEMHLTADRRGYIYGDIVIRDGEDEFNTSKLGMGGWAVPGTVEHLQFVEVNVDYALVVETAAMADRLIEEKFPKKENALIIATQGQASRGVRRLIHRLHYEEGLPIIVFTDGDPYGWYIYSTIKQGSINLAYLSEKLATPEAKFVGMTMDDIERYGLKNVTEKLKGIPPNKKGGPTGDYKRIIEEMNYPWFQNKEWQRQLQLALKMGVRIEQQALANKSLEFVAKKYLPEKINNGELLP, encoded by the coding sequence ATGCCTAAATCCAAAGCCGTCAAGAGAAGCCAACCGAGGGAGCACTTTGCCTATGATCCCCAGAAGGTCCTCAGCAAGCTCGAGGAGTACGGAAGGAGGGTTCTCGAGGACATAAAGTCGGGCAAAAACCCCTACTTCGACATACCTATGCGTGGCCTCGGCAACGTCTACTTCGACGAGAAGAGGAAAGTCATCAAGATGGGCGACAAGCTCTCGAGGAGGTACTTCCTCAACGTCGCTCACGCGAGAAAGTTCATGCAGACGCTCCTCATAATGTCCTACGTCAAGAGGCTCGTGGCCGAAGGCAAGCACGCGAGCCTTCGTGAAGCCTACTACGCCAACAAGCATACCATCCCAGGAACCAAGGAGAACACCTTCGAGGACCAGCGCGAGAGCGACCCGATCATCGAGGACCTTGAGAGAATGCTCGGCGTTCTCCGTGAGGAGATGCACCTCACAGCCGACAGGCGCGGCTACATATACGGTGACATCGTCATACGCGACGGCGAGGACGAGTTCAACACGAGCAAGCTCGGTATGGGTGGCTGGGCCGTTCCAGGAACGGTGGAGCACCTCCAGTTCGTGGAAGTCAATGTTGACTACGCCCTAGTCGTCGAGACGGCAGCTATGGCCGACCGTCTCATCGAGGAAAAGTTCCCGAAGAAGGAGAACGCCCTCATAATAGCCACCCAGGGACAGGCCTCCCGTGGAGTCAGGAGGCTCATCCACAGGCTCCACTACGAGGAGGGCCTGCCGATAATCGTCTTCACCGACGGCGACCCCTACGGTTGGTACATCTATTCCACCATAAAGCAGGGCTCCATAAACCTCGCATACCTCAGCGAGAAGCTGGCAACACCGGAAGCTAAGTTCGTGGGCATGACCATGGACGACATCGAGAGGTACGGCCTCAAGAACGTCACCGAGAAGCTCAAGGGGATACCACCCAACAAGAAGGGCGGCCCAACGGGGGACTACAAGAGAATCATCGAGGAGATGAACTATCCGTGGTTCCAGAACAAGGAGTGGCAGAGGCAGCTCCAGCTCGCTCTCAAGATGGGGGTCAGGATAGAGCAGCAGGCTCTGGCCAATAAGTCCCTCGAGTTCGTGGCGAAGAAGTACCTTCCTGAAAAGATAAACAACGGTGAGCTCCTGCCATGA
- a CDS encoding DUF530 family protein: protein MTTTEELVAQVNKILDDIGIDMDGLFETFDVPSISYRLKENLSLLQELEEDLSRRVGEVAPSVGGFDKKSKDPHIQWIYKKKRNRVLALERIRSAITAHKMALALIAANYTFTLGKRELSIRELKREDIPKVKAIQKPVQLGRVEVLPYLAYSGDVLRLLARESIEVRETFKFIKAKLREKGTVRTRGLRIEVEYWENNRLKKARIDLPADADIESELRQRYGKRFRWRVLSFVKTKGVLINNHYTVDNLALAYSILDPKKGAELLGLDLFRYYFLTSENEREGLGLYPDIKLCIDCHYSIFDLPFRDEPGFKTGHGSILIIRKCEMERALVGRRKDITNIPNYLLGGVLLYGMSGYSEEKVAELLDIPKDELVEAIKKFVISGLHKTLFADTKKFEKFMPKSDRAKQFLALLQG, encoded by the coding sequence ATGACGACGACAGAAGAGCTCGTCGCACAGGTGAACAAGATACTGGACGACATCGGGATAGACATGGACGGGTTATTCGAGACTTTCGACGTCCCGTCCATTTCTTACCGTTTGAAGGAGAACCTGTCTCTCCTCCAGGAGCTTGAGGAGGATTTATCGAGGCGCGTCGGCGAGGTTGCCCCATCGGTAGGGGGCTTCGACAAGAAGAGCAAGGATCCTCACATCCAGTGGATATACAAGAAGAAGCGCAACCGTGTTTTAGCCCTTGAAAGGATCCGCTCGGCCATTACCGCCCACAAGATGGCCCTCGCTTTGATAGCGGCCAACTATACTTTTACCCTTGGAAAGAGGGAGCTCTCAATCAGGGAGCTCAAGAGGGAGGATATTCCAAAGGTTAAGGCCATCCAAAAGCCCGTCCAGCTCGGGCGCGTTGAGGTGCTTCCTTATTTGGCGTATTCCGGTGACGTACTCCGCCTTCTGGCAAGGGAGAGCATCGAGGTCAGGGAGACCTTCAAATTCATAAAGGCCAAGCTCCGCGAGAAGGGGACAGTGAGAACGCGCGGACTGCGCATAGAGGTGGAATACTGGGAGAACAACAGGCTCAAGAAGGCCCGTATAGACCTTCCGGCCGATGCGGACATCGAGAGCGAGCTCCGCCAGCGCTACGGGAAGCGCTTCCGCTGGCGCGTGCTGAGCTTCGTCAAGACAAAGGGCGTCCTTATAAACAACCACTACACAGTGGATAACCTCGCGCTGGCCTACTCTATCCTCGATCCAAAGAAGGGCGCCGAGCTGCTCGGTCTGGACTTGTTCCGCTACTACTTCCTCACCTCTGAGAACGAGAGGGAAGGGCTGGGCCTCTATCCGGACATAAAGCTCTGCATCGACTGCCACTACTCGATCTTCGATCTTCCCTTCAGGGATGAGCCCGGCTTTAAGACGGGCCACGGTAGTATACTCATCATAAGGAAGTGTGAGATGGAGAGGGCCCTAGTTGGTAGGAGGAAGGACATAACCAACATCCCCAACTACCTTCTTGGAGGAGTCCTGCTCTACGGAATGAGCGGCTACAGCGAAGAGAAAGTTGCCGAGTTGCTGGACATCCCAAAGGACGAGCTCGTCGAGGCCATAAAGAAGTTCGTGATATCCGGCCTGCACAAGACGCTCTTTGCAGACACCAAGAAGTTCGAAAAGTTTATGCCAAAGAGCGACAGGGCGAAGCAGTTCTTAGCCCTCCTCCAGGGGTGA
- a CDS encoding DUF1699 family protein, whose product MRVEIKARNNAELIRKLNESLNEEVTEVYINLRPTKEILVRILERAPNVRKISCPPSLYPKVSKKAINALAQMGIELVPEGYPRGRPRKYDERTIREVYNLIRKGITPKEISSRMGIPLRTVYYMIEQMGARQWRE is encoded by the coding sequence GTGAGGGTGGAGATAAAGGCCAGGAACAACGCCGAACTCATAAGGAAGCTCAACGAGAGCCTGAACGAGGAAGTTACGGAAGTCTACATCAACCTCCGCCCGACAAAGGAGATACTCGTGAGGATCCTTGAAAGGGCCCCCAACGTGAGGAAGATTTCCTGCCCGCCGAGCCTCTATCCTAAGGTCTCGAAGAAAGCGATAAACGCCCTCGCGCAGATGGGCATAGAGCTCGTTCCCGAGGGCTATCCCCGTGGAAGGCCGCGGAAGTACGATGAGCGGACTATCCGTGAGGTTTACAACCTTATACGGAAGGGCATAACCCCCAAGGAGATAAGCTCCCGCATGGGAATTCCGCTCAGGACGGTTTACTACATGATCGAGCAGATGGGTGCTCGGCAATGGAGAGAATGA
- a CDS encoding DUF4129 domain-containing protein, which produces MERMKALYGALFSFLLLLFTLLGSTAVHGGVTVFNIEWFFFFVNLTLLAMAGYVVKIMLSEGLDRGERKRKKGNVLATIITILAFFVAIKLLLDKRTEKLFEGPGAVKTIEGAWDYITSGGVQVVLRELPTVFYLLPFIVFLLIAGTALRRRKRKVEFEVRFNPEMRYEALEGTPAERVIKMYKNVVAGLVMKGYPYRKSWTHWEHEEMLREIFPDLDDLDVLTRIFEKAKYAGRLSDEDVEAARESYERLMDFLR; this is translated from the coding sequence ATGGAGAGAATGAAGGCCCTCTACGGGGCCCTGTTTTCCTTCCTCCTGCTGCTCTTCACCCTTCTCGGGAGCACTGCTGTGCACGGCGGCGTTACAGTCTTCAACATCGAGTGGTTCTTTTTCTTTGTGAACCTGACGCTCCTCGCGATGGCTGGCTACGTAGTCAAAATAATGCTCTCAGAAGGCCTCGACAGGGGGGAGCGGAAGAGGAAGAAGGGAAACGTCCTGGCGACGATAATAACGATACTTGCCTTTTTCGTGGCGATAAAGCTCCTCCTGGATAAGAGGACGGAGAAGCTCTTTGAGGGCCCCGGCGCGGTGAAGACCATTGAAGGCGCCTGGGACTACATAACTTCTGGAGGCGTTCAGGTTGTCCTGAGGGAGCTTCCCACGGTCTTCTATCTCCTTCCCTTCATTGTCTTCCTTCTCATAGCCGGCACAGCTCTGCGGAGAAGGAAGAGGAAAGTGGAGTTCGAGGTGCGTTTTAACCCTGAGATGCGCTACGAGGCCCTCGAAGGGACACCGGCCGAGAGGGTCATCAAGATGTACAAGAACGTCGTCGCTGGCCTTGTCATGAAAGGCTATCCCTACCGCAAAAGCTGGACCCACTGGGAGCACGAGGAGATGCTCAGGGAGATTTTCCCAGATTTGGATGACCTCGACGTCCTAACGCGGATTTTTGAGAAGGCAAAATACGCCGGGCGGCTTAGCGATGAGGACGTTGAAGCGGCGCGGGAGAGCTACGAGAGGCTGATGGACTTTCTTAGGTAG
- a CDS encoding GTP cyclohydrolase IV → MQIFETQEEVPEIRERLHRVGITNLRTVAKINWKGKVYTFLPLFEITIDVPEEKKGIHMSRLVESITEAMSEAVEEEIQEAHSSLEELGRAVIHRLEGKHPHKRAEVWIKTHLIIPRETPASKKTTYEPYDVEVGVIKNEDGSFEKILRVKVIGNTACPHAMANNNGRTHIQRAVGELEVRTAFDDEIALEDMIDVVESSFSHPTYTLLKTVDENAVVQGMYRNPKFVEDVAREIFAKAKERFKGRIHVRVISNESIHKHDVIAETWS, encoded by the coding sequence ATGCAGATATTCGAGACCCAGGAGGAAGTCCCTGAGATTAGGGAAAGGCTCCACCGCGTTGGTATAACGAACCTGCGCACCGTGGCAAAGATAAACTGGAAGGGGAAGGTCTACACCTTTCTCCCGCTCTTCGAGATCACCATAGACGTTCCTGAAGAGAAGAAGGGCATACACATGAGCAGGCTCGTGGAGAGCATAACGGAGGCCATGAGCGAGGCCGTCGAGGAGGAGATCCAGGAGGCCCACAGCTCGCTGGAGGAGCTCGGAAGGGCCGTCATCCACAGGCTGGAGGGCAAGCATCCGCATAAGAGGGCGGAAGTCTGGATAAAGACCCATCTGATAATCCCACGCGAGACGCCGGCAAGCAAAAAGACCACCTACGAGCCCTACGACGTTGAGGTCGGCGTCATCAAGAACGAGGACGGGAGCTTTGAGAAGATCCTCCGTGTAAAGGTCATCGGAAACACCGCCTGTCCGCACGCGATGGCCAACAACAACGGCAGGACCCACATCCAGCGCGCGGTCGGCGAGCTGGAAGTCAGGACTGCCTTCGACGATGAGATTGCCCTCGAGGACATGATTGACGTGGTTGAGAGTTCCTTCAGCCATCCGACCTACACACTGCTCAAGACGGTGGATGAGAACGCCGTCGTTCAGGGCATGTACAGGAACCCGAAGTTCGTGGAGGATGTTGCGAGAGAAATCTTCGCCAAGGCCAAGGAGCGCTTTAAGGGCAGGATTCACGTGAGGGTCATAAGCAACGAGAGCATCCACAAGCACGACGTGATTGCCGAAACGTGGAGCTGA
- a CDS encoding elongation factor EF-2, translating to MGRREEMIAKIKELMTQPERIRNMGIAAHIDHGKTTLSDNLLAGAGMISEELAGKQLVLDFDEQEQARGITINAANVSMVHTYEGQEYLINLIDTPGHVDFGGDVTRAMRAIDGAIIVVDAVEGVMPQTETVLRQALREYVKPVLFINKVDRLIKELKLGPNEILQRFAKIITDVNRLIKKYAPDEFKSQWMVKVEDGSVAFGSAYYNWALSVPYMKKTGVSFKDIVELTNAGDLKTLRQKAPLHVVVLDMVVRHLPNPLEAQKYRIPHLWRGDVNSDVGQAMLKCDPKGKMVMVVTKIILDKHAGEVATGRVWSGTVKTGQEVYLISAKRKARIQQVGIYMGPERVNMEAVPAGNIVAVTGLRDAMAGETVAQEQIEPFEALHYTSEPVVTVAIEAKNVKDLPKLIEALRQLAKEDPTLHVKIDEETGQHLLSGMGELHLEVKLVKLKEDWKLDVEVSPPIVVYRESVTKVSPIVEGKSPNKHNRFYITVEPMPDEIYQAIREGIIPEGRPKNPKEVAKKLAELGMDYEIAKGIVDIYNGNMFFDNTKGIQYLNEVMDLLVDGFHQAMDEGPLAKEPVMKVIVRLHDAKIHEDNVHRGPAQIYPAIRTAIHCAMMKAQPVLYEPYQKVIINVPYEYMGAVSREINQRRGQLIDMRQEGEVMIIISEAPVAEMFGFAGAIRGATSGRALWSTEHAGFKRVPNELALNIIRQIRQRKGLDPNPPKEQDVCPQQ from the coding sequence ATGGGAAGAAGGGAAGAGATGATTGCGAAGATTAAGGAGCTCATGACCCAGCCCGAGAGGATTAGGAACATGGGTATTGCCGCTCACATTGACCACGGTAAGACCACGCTGAGCGACAACCTGCTCGCTGGAGCAGGTATGATTAGCGAGGAGCTTGCCGGAAAGCAGCTCGTCCTTGACTTCGACGAGCAGGAGCAGGCGAGAGGAATTACCATCAACGCGGCCAACGTCTCGATGGTCCACACCTATGAGGGCCAGGAGTACCTCATCAACCTCATCGACACCCCAGGTCACGTTGACTTCGGTGGTGACGTTACCAGGGCCATGCGTGCCATCGACGGTGCGATCATAGTTGTCGACGCCGTCGAGGGTGTCATGCCCCAGACCGAGACCGTCCTCAGGCAGGCCCTCAGGGAGTACGTCAAGCCAGTCCTCTTCATCAACAAGGTCGACAGGCTCATCAAGGAGCTCAAGCTCGGTCCGAACGAGATCCTCCAGAGGTTCGCCAAGATCATCACCGACGTCAACAGGCTCATCAAGAAGTACGCTCCGGACGAGTTCAAGAGCCAGTGGATGGTCAAGGTCGAGGACGGTAGTGTCGCCTTCGGTAGCGCCTACTACAACTGGGCCCTCAGCGTTCCCTACATGAAGAAGACTGGCGTTTCCTTCAAGGACATCGTCGAGCTCACCAACGCCGGCGACCTTAAGACCCTCAGGCAGAAGGCCCCGCTCCACGTCGTGGTTCTCGATATGGTCGTCCGCCACCTCCCGAACCCGCTCGAGGCCCAGAAGTACAGGATCCCGCACCTCTGGAGGGGCGACGTCAACAGCGATGTCGGCCAGGCCATGCTCAAGTGTGACCCGAAGGGCAAGATGGTCATGGTCGTTACCAAGATCATCCTCGACAAGCACGCGGGTGAGGTCGCCACCGGCCGTGTCTGGAGCGGTACCGTGAAGACCGGCCAGGAGGTCTACCTCATCAGCGCCAAGAGGAAGGCCAGGATCCAGCAGGTCGGTATCTACATGGGTCCTGAGAGGGTCAACATGGAGGCCGTTCCGGCCGGTAACATCGTCGCCGTCACCGGACTGCGCGACGCCATGGCCGGTGAGACCGTCGCCCAGGAGCAGATCGAGCCGTTCGAGGCGCTCCACTACACCAGCGAGCCGGTCGTTACCGTGGCTATAGAGGCCAAGAACGTCAAGGACCTTCCGAAGCTCATCGAGGCGCTCAGGCAGCTCGCCAAGGAGGACCCAACTCTGCACGTCAAGATCGACGAGGAGACCGGCCAGCACCTCCTCAGCGGTATGGGTGAGCTCCACCTCGAGGTCAAGCTCGTCAAGCTCAAGGAGGACTGGAAGCTCGACGTTGAGGTCAGCCCGCCGATCGTCGTCTACCGCGAGAGCGTCACCAAGGTCAGCCCGATAGTCGAAGGAAAGTCCCCGAACAAGCACAACAGGTTCTACATCACCGTCGAGCCGATGCCGGACGAGATCTACCAGGCCATCCGTGAGGGCATCATCCCAGAGGGCAGGCCCAAGAACCCGAAGGAGGTCGCCAAGAAGCTCGCAGAGCTCGGTATGGACTACGAGATCGCCAAGGGTATCGTCGACATCTACAACGGCAACATGTTCTTCGACAACACCAAGGGTATCCAGTACCTCAACGAGGTCATGGACCTCCTCGTCGACGGATTCCACCAGGCCATGGACGAGGGACCGCTCGCTAAGGAGCCGGTCATGAAGGTCATCGTCAGGCTCCACGACGCCAAGATCCACGAGGACAACGTCCACCGCGGTCCAGCCCAGATCTACCCGGCCATCAGGACTGCAATCCACTGCGCCATGATGAAGGCCCAGCCGGTCCTCTACGAGCCGTACCAGAAGGTCATCATCAACGTCCCGTACGAGTACATGGGTGCCGTCAGCAGGGAAATCAACCAGAGGCGCGGCCAGCTCATCGACATGAGGCAGGAGGGCGAGGTCATGATCATCATCTCCGAGGCTCCGGTCGCCGAGATGTTCGGATTCGCCGGAGCCATCCGTGGCGCCACCAGCGGAAGGGCCCTCTGGAGCACCGAGCACGCCGGCTTCAAGCGCGTCCCGAACGAGCTGGCACTCAACATCATCAGGCAGATCAGGCAGAGGAAGGGTCTCGACCCGAACCCGCCGAAGGAGCAGGACGTCTGCCCGCAGCAGTGA
- the tuf gene encoding translation elongation factor EF-1 subunit alpha: protein MAKEKPHVNIVFIGHVDHGKSTTIGRLLFDTANIPENIIKKFEEMGEKGKSFKFAWVMDRLKEERERGITIDVAHTKFETPHRYITIIDAPGHRDFVKNMITGASQADAAVLVVAATDGVMPQTKEHAFLARTLGIGHLIVAINKMDMVNYDEKKFQQVAEQVKKLLMMLGYKDFPIIPISAWEGDNVVKKSDKMPWYKGPTLIEALDQIPEPPKPTDKPLRIPIQDVYSIKGVGTVPVGRVETGVLRVGDVVIFEPASTIFHKPIQGEVKSIEMHHEPLQEALPGDNIGFNVRGVGKNDIKRGDVAGHTNNPPTVVRPKDTFKAQIIVLNHPTAITVGYTPVLHAHTLQVAVRFEQILAKLDPRTGNIVEENPQFIKTGDSAIVILRPTKPMVIEPVKEIPQMGRFAIRDMGQTVAAGMVISVQKGE, encoded by the coding sequence ATGGCAAAGGAGAAGCCACACGTTAACATAGTCTTTATCGGCCACGTCGACCACGGAAAGAGCACCACCATCGGAAGGCTGCTCTTCGACACCGCCAACATCCCGGAGAACATCATCAAGAAGTTCGAGGAGATGGGTGAGAAGGGTAAGTCCTTCAAGTTCGCTTGGGTCATGGACAGGCTCAAGGAGGAGAGGGAGAGGGGTATCACCATCGACGTTGCCCACACCAAGTTCGAGACCCCGCACAGGTACATCACCATCATTGACGCTCCGGGTCACAGGGACTTCGTTAAGAACATGATCACCGGTGCCAGCCAGGCCGACGCTGCCGTTCTCGTCGTTGCCGCCACCGACGGTGTTATGCCGCAGACCAAGGAGCACGCCTTCCTTGCTAGGACCCTTGGTATCGGCCACCTCATCGTCGCCATCAACAAGATGGACATGGTCAACTACGACGAGAAGAAGTTCCAGCAGGTCGCCGAGCAGGTCAAGAAGCTCCTCATGATGCTCGGTTACAAGGACTTCCCGATCATCCCGATCAGCGCTTGGGAGGGCGACAACGTCGTCAAGAAGAGCGACAAGATGCCCTGGTACAAGGGCCCAACCCTCATCGAGGCCCTCGACCAGATCCCAGAGCCGCCGAAGCCGACTGACAAGCCGCTCCGCATCCCGATCCAGGACGTCTACTCCATTAAGGGTGTCGGTACCGTCCCGGTCGGCCGTGTCGAGACCGGTGTCCTCCGCGTCGGTGACGTCGTCATCTTCGAGCCGGCCAGCACCATCTTCCACAAGCCGATCCAGGGTGAGGTCAAGAGCATCGAGATGCACCACGAGCCACTCCAGGAGGCCCTTCCGGGTGACAACATCGGATTCAACGTTAGGGGTGTCGGTAAGAACGACATAAAGCGCGGTGACGTCGCTGGCCACACCAACAACCCGCCGACCGTCGTCAGGCCGAAGGACACCTTCAAGGCCCAGATCATCGTCCTCAACCACCCGACCGCCATCACCGTCGGTTACACCCCAGTCCTCCACGCCCACACCCTCCAGGTCGCCGTCAGGTTCGAGCAGATCCTCGCCAAGCTCGACCCGAGGACCGGTAACATCGTCGAGGAGAACCCACAGTTCATCAAGACCGGTGACTCCGCCATCGTCATCCTCAGGCCGACCAAGCCAATGGTCATCGAGCCGGTCAAGGAGATCCCGCAGATGGGCAGGTTCGCCATCCGTGATATGGGCCAGACCGTCGCTGCGGGTATGGTTATCTCCGTCCAGAAGGGCGAGTGA
- the rpsJ gene encoding 30S ribosomal protein S10 — MQKARIKLASTNIKALNEVTDQIKQIAERTGVRMSGPIPLPTKRIRITTRKSPDGEGTATFDRFELRVHKRLVDIEADERAMRQIMRIRVPEDVTIEIELIS, encoded by the coding sequence ATGCAGAAGGCAAGGATTAAGCTCGCAAGCACCAACATTAAGGCCCTCAACGAGGTCACCGACCAGATAAAGCAGATAGCCGAGAGGACCGGCGTTAGGATGAGCGGTCCGATCCCGCTCCCGACCAAGAGGATCAGGATCACCACCAGGAAGAGCCCGGACGGAGAGGGCACGGCAACCTTTGACAGATTCGAGCTCCGCGTTCACAAGAGGCTCGTTGACATTGAGGCCGACGAAAGGGCCATGAGGCAGATCATGAGGATTCGCGTCCCTGAGGACGTCACCATCGAGATCGAGCTCATCTCATGA
- a CDS encoding MoaD/ThiS family protein, which translates to MVRIRLMGAFAHLAKARELNVRIKDKKTVDEILREVIPRYDEFQEKIIFINGQPARGDAEVTDGDEIKVMPVLSGG; encoded by the coding sequence ATGGTCAGGATCAGGCTAATGGGAGCTTTCGCCCACCTCGCGAAGGCGAGGGAGCTCAACGTGAGGATAAAGGACAAGAAAACTGTGGACGAGATTCTGAGGGAGGTAATTCCGAGGTACGACGAGTTCCAGGAGAAGATCATCTTCATCAACGGCCAGCCCGCGAGGGGCGACGCCGAGGTCACCGACGGCGATGAGATTAAGGTGATGCCGGTTTTGAGCGGGGGCTGA
- the for gene encoding tungsten-containing formaldehyde ferredoxin oxidoreductase, producing the protein MKGWWGRILRVDLTDNKIWVQEYSPDVAQQFIGGRGLAIKILWDEVKGADPLGPENKLVFAAGPFNGLPTPSGGKLVVAAKSPLTGGYGDGNLGTMATVHLRKAGYDAIVVEGKAKKPVYLYIENDNVSILSAEGLWGLDTFKTEEELKKIHGKNVGILSIGPGGENLVRYAVVMSQEGRAAGRPGMGAVMGSKKLKAVVIKGTKEIPVADKKKLQELSREAYEAIQNSPAYPFWKRQGTMAAVEWTNENSALPTRNFSDGSFEFARSIDGYTMEGMKVKQRGCPYCNMPCGNVVLDAEAQESELDYENVALLGSNLGLGKLNEVSVLNRLADMYGLDTISLGVSISFVMEAVEKGLLKEGPTFGDFKGAKQLVEDIAFRRGELGNFAAEGVMRMSQKLGDDSFAMHVKGLETSGYNCFIYPAMALAFGTSSIGAHHKEAWVIAWEIGTAPIEGEQAKKVEYKITYDPEKAAKVIELQRLRGGLFEMLTACRLPWVEVGLSLDYYPKLLEAITGVKYTWDDLYKAADRVYALIRAFWVREFNGKWDRKMDYPPKRWFTEGLKSGPYKGMHLDEKQYDKLLSEYYRLRGWDERGIPKKETLKELGLEEVIPELEKVTKLE; encoded by the coding sequence ATGAAGGGATGGTGGGGAAGGATCCTCCGGGTCGACCTGACCGACAACAAGATCTGGGTGCAGGAGTATTCTCCCGATGTGGCTCAGCAGTTTATCGGTGGTAGGGGTCTCGCAATCAAGATCCTCTGGGATGAAGTCAAAGGTGCCGACCCGCTTGGGCCGGAGAACAAGCTCGTTTTTGCTGCAGGTCCGTTCAACGGTTTACCAACTCCGAGCGGCGGTAAGCTCGTCGTCGCCGCCAAGAGCCCGCTCACCGGCGGTTACGGTGATGGTAACCTCGGCACCATGGCGACCGTCCACCTGAGAAAGGCCGGCTATGACGCTATAGTAGTTGAGGGTAAGGCCAAGAAGCCGGTTTACCTCTACATAGAGAACGACAACGTTAGCATACTCAGCGCCGAGGGCCTCTGGGGCCTCGACACCTTCAAGACTGAGGAGGAACTCAAGAAGATACACGGCAAGAACGTCGGAATCCTCAGCATCGGTCCGGGTGGAGAGAACCTTGTCCGCTACGCCGTCGTCATGTCCCAGGAGGGCAGGGCCGCTGGAAGGCCCGGTATGGGTGCCGTAATGGGAAGCAAGAAGCTCAAGGCCGTCGTCATAAAGGGAACGAAGGAGATACCAGTCGCTGACAAGAAGAAGCTCCAGGAGCTCTCAAGGGAGGCCTACGAGGCAATCCAGAACTCGCCGGCTTACCCGTTCTGGAAGAGGCAGGGAACCATGGCCGCCGTCGAGTGGACCAACGAGAACAGCGCCCTGCCGACGAGGAACTTCAGCGACGGTTCCTTCGAGTTTGCACGGTCGATCGATGGATACACAATGGAGGGCATGAAGGTCAAGCAGCGCGGTTGTCCGTACTGTAACATGCCCTGTGGAAACGTCGTCCTCGACGCCGAAGCCCAGGAGAGCGAGCTTGACTACGAGAACGTTGCCCTGCTCGGCTCAAACCTCGGCCTTGGCAAGCTCAACGAGGTTTCGGTCCTCAACAGGCTCGCCGACATGTACGGCCTCGACACCATCTCACTCGGTGTGTCAATATCGTTCGTGATGGAGGCCGTTGAGAAGGGACTCCTCAAGGAAGGCCCGACCTTCGGGGACTTCAAGGGCGCCAAGCAGCTCGTTGAGGACATCGCATTTAGGAGGGGAGAGCTCGGCAACTTCGCCGCCGAGGGTGTCATGAGAATGAGCCAGAAGCTCGGCGATGACAGCTTCGCCATGCACGTCAAGGGCCTTGAGACGAGCGGTTACAACTGCTTCATCTACCCGGCCATGGCGCTCGCCTTCGGTACCAGCTCAATCGGTGCCCACCACAAGGAGGCATGGGTCATTGCCTGGGAGATTGGCACCGCTCCAATCGAGGGCGAGCAGGCCAAGAAGGTCGAGTACAAGATCACCTACGACCCGGAGAAGGCCGCTAAAGTTATCGAGCTCCAGCGCCTCAGGGGAGGCCTCTTCGAGATGCTCACAGCCTGCAGGCTTCCATGGGTCGAGGTCGGCCTGAGCCTCGACTACTATCCGAAGCTCCTCGAGGCCATCACCGGCGTAAAATACACATGGGACGACCTCTACAAGGCCGCCGACAGGGTCTACGCACTCATCAGGGCCTTTTGGGTCAGAGAGTTCAACGGCAAGTGGGACAGGAAGATGGACTACCCGCCGAAGAGGTGGTTCACCGAGGGCCTCAAGAGCGGCCCGTACAAGGGCATGCACCTCGACGAGAAGCAGTACGACAAGCTTCTCAGCGAGTACTACAGGCTCAGGGGATGGGACGAGCGCGGAATCCCGAAGAAGGAGACCCTCAAGGAGCTTGGTCTCGAGGAAGTCATTCCGGAGCTCGAGAAGGTTACGAAGCTCGAGTGA